The nucleotide sequence TAGTAGTAGCGCCTTTCGAACTTGCCAATTACATCAGTTCTCAAGGAGTGGAAGCACACCCTATGCACATTGGAGGAAGCCGCACGTTTGATTTTGGAAAAGTAAAGTTTACTCAAGCTTTCCATGGATCAAGTTATGAAGAAGAAGATGGCACTGTTGTGTATACAGGGATGCCAGCAGGAATTTTATTTTCACACGGTGGAAAAACCCTATACCATGCAGGTGATACCGCTCTATTCTCAGATATGAAATTGATTGGAGAATTTGAGAAACCTGACGCTGCCTTCTTACCCATAGGTGATAATTTTACGATGGGTCCTGAAGATGCACTTATTGCAGCAAAATG is from Fictibacillus sp. b24 and encodes:
- a CDS encoding metal-dependent hydrolase, which produces MKVTYHGHSVLEIQTGEHSVWIDPFINGNGQAKIKVSDVKADVILLTHGHNDHVGDTVEIAKANNSLVVAPFELANYISSQGVEAHPMHIGGSRTFDFGKVKFTQAFHGSSYEEEDGTVVYTGMPAGILFSHGGKTLYHAGDTALFSDMKLIGEFEKPDAAFLPIGDNFTMGPEDALIAAKWIGADITVPIHFNTFPVIEQDPETSFTSKLGNKGKVLQSGESLNV